Proteins from one Hymenobacter gelipurpurascens genomic window:
- the atpA gene encoding F0F1 ATP synthase subunit alpha, which translates to MAEVRPDEVSAILREQLSNFKTEAELEEVGTVLQVGDGVARIYGLGKAQSGELIEFENGLQALVLNLEEDNVGAVMLGDYSEIREGATVRRTNKIASIKVGEGIVGRVVNTLGQPIDGRGPIQGEVYDMPLERKAPGVIFRQPVNEPMQTGIKAIDAMIPIGRGQRELIIGDRQTGKSTVAIDTILNQREFYDRGEPVFCIYVAVGQKASTVAQVVNSLTKGGAMDYTVVVSASASDPAPMQFFAPFTGAAIGEFFRDTGRPALVVYDDLSKQAVAYREVSLLLRRPPGREAYPGDVFYLHSRLLERAAKINASDSIARDMNDLPESIKHLVKGGGSLTALPLIETQAGDVSAYIPTNVISITDGQIFLETNLFNSGIRPAINVGISVSRVGGNAQIKSMKKVAGTLKLDQAQFRELEAFAKFGSDLDASTKLTIERGRRNLEILKQPQFSPQKVEDQVAVIYAATNGLLDQVPVNKVREFEKEFVQVMNTRHPEVLQALKAGKLDDTVTGAIRQVAKDLSAVYASK; encoded by the coding sequence ATGGCAGAAGTACGTCCGGATGAAGTATCCGCCATTCTGCGGGAGCAGCTGTCTAACTTCAAAACCGAAGCCGAACTCGAAGAGGTTGGTACGGTTCTGCAGGTAGGTGACGGTGTAGCCCGCATCTACGGTCTGGGCAAAGCCCAGTCGGGGGAATTGATCGAATTTGAAAACGGGCTCCAAGCCCTCGTGCTCAACCTGGAAGAAGATAACGTAGGTGCCGTAATGCTCGGCGACTACTCTGAAATCCGGGAAGGCGCAACGGTACGTCGTACCAATAAAATTGCTTCCATTAAAGTTGGTGAAGGCATTGTAGGCCGTGTGGTAAACACGCTAGGCCAGCCCATCGACGGCCGTGGCCCTATCCAGGGTGAGGTGTACGATATGCCTTTGGAGCGTAAAGCTCCGGGCGTAATCTTCCGCCAGCCCGTAAACGAGCCCATGCAGACGGGTATCAAGGCTATCGACGCCATGATTCCAATCGGACGTGGTCAGCGCGAGCTGATCATCGGCGACCGTCAGACGGGTAAGTCAACGGTGGCTATCGATACCATCCTGAACCAGCGCGAGTTTTATGACCGTGGCGAGCCGGTATTCTGCATCTACGTAGCCGTAGGTCAGAAAGCATCGACGGTAGCTCAGGTAGTTAACTCCCTGACGAAGGGTGGCGCCATGGACTATACGGTGGTAGTGTCGGCTTCGGCTTCTGACCCTGCTCCGATGCAGTTCTTTGCTCCCTTCACGGGTGCTGCTATCGGCGAGTTCTTCCGCGATACGGGTCGTCCGGCACTGGTAGTGTACGATGACTTGTCGAAGCAGGCAGTGGCCTACCGTGAGGTGTCGCTGTTGCTGCGTCGTCCTCCCGGACGTGAGGCATATCCCGGTGACGTATTCTACCTGCACAGCCGCCTGTTGGAGCGTGCCGCGAAGATCAACGCTTCGGACAGCATTGCCCGCGACATGAACGACCTGCCCGAGAGCATCAAGCACTTGGTAAAAGGTGGTGGCTCCCTGACGGCTCTGCCGCTCATCGAGACGCAGGCAGGTGACGTTTCGGCGTACATCCCCACGAACGTAATCTCGATTACGGACGGTCAGATCTTCCTCGAAACTAACCTCTTCAACTCGGGTATCCGCCCCGCCATCAACGTAGGTATCTCGGTATCGCGCGTAGGTGGTAACGCGCAGATCAAGTCGATGAAGAAAGTGGCTGGTACACTGAAGCTCGACCAGGCGCAGTTCCGCGAACTGGAAGCCTTCGCTAAGTTCGGCTCCGATCTCGATGCTTCGACCAAACTCACTATTGAGCGTGGCCGTCGTAACCTGGAAATCCTGAAGCAGCCTCAGTTCTCGCCCCAGAAGGTAGAGGATCAGGTAGCTGTGATTTACGCCGCTACCAACGGTCTGCTCGACCAAGTGCCTGTAAACAAGGTGCGTGAGTTCGAGAAGGAGTTTGTGCAGGTAATGAACACCCGCCACCCCGAGGTGCTGCAGGCCCTGAAGGCTGGCAAGCTGGACGACACCGTTACTGGTGCCATCCGTCAGGTTGCCAAAGACCTGTCGGCAGTATACGCTTCTAAGTAA
- the atpG gene encoding ATP synthase F1 subunit gamma: MASLKEVRSRITSVSSTQQITKAMKMVAAAKLRRAQDNILRLRPYAQRLNNILGNLTALAGDDVVSEYGVARDVNRVLIIAITSDRGLAGAFNSNIFKGVNALIQERYAAQAAAGNVTALAIGRKAHEYYGKRFPLLGNYTHVFGKLSFDTVREAAEQAMEGFRTGQYDEVVMVYNEFKNVATQIVRAEQLLPLVPAELPANVQATSNVDYIFEPSKEEIVQTLIPQSIKVQLYKAVLESNASEHGARMTAMEKATENAGELLKQLKLTYNRTRQAAITTEILEIVGGAEALAASR; this comes from the coding sequence ATGGCTAGCTTAAAAGAAGTCCGCAGCCGCATCACGTCGGTTTCAAGCACGCAGCAGATCACGAAAGCCATGAAAATGGTGGCCGCGGCAAAGCTGCGTCGGGCCCAGGATAACATCCTGCGTCTGCGCCCTTATGCGCAGCGGCTCAACAATATTCTGGGCAACCTGACGGCACTGGCTGGCGATGATGTGGTAAGCGAATATGGCGTAGCCCGCGACGTGAACCGCGTCCTGATTATTGCCATTACCTCTGACCGTGGCCTAGCGGGTGCTTTTAACAGCAACATCTTCAAAGGTGTTAACGCACTCATTCAAGAGCGTTACGCGGCTCAGGCAGCGGCTGGCAACGTAACAGCGCTGGCTATTGGCCGCAAGGCCCACGAGTACTACGGTAAGCGTTTTCCGCTGCTGGGTAACTACACGCACGTATTCGGCAAACTGTCGTTTGATACCGTGCGGGAAGCTGCCGAGCAAGCTATGGAAGGTTTCCGCACGGGCCAGTACGACGAAGTAGTAATGGTTTACAACGAGTTCAAGAACGTAGCTACGCAAATCGTGCGCGCCGAGCAGCTGCTGCCGCTGGTGCCTGCTGAGCTGCCCGCCAACGTTCAGGCTACGTCGAATGTAGATTACATCTTCGAGCCCTCGAAAGAGGAAATCGTGCAGACCCTGATTCCGCAGTCGATCAAGGTGCAGTTGTACAAGGCGGTGCTGGAAAGCAACGCTTCGGAACACGGCGCCCGTATGACGGCTATGGAGAAAGCCACGGAAAACGCTGGCGAATTGCTCAAGCAGCTCAAGCTGACCTACAACCGGACGCGTCAGGCGGCCATCACGACCGAGATTCTCGAAATCGTGGGTGGTGCTGAAGCGCTGGCAGCTAGTCGCTAA
- a CDS encoding HAD family hydrolase, whose amino-acid sequence MPDSNPYALIFDMDGVLIDNTSFQARAFQLLFRDLGLTTNALKLLRRLNGMPATKILETVFTNPVPKKQLETYADQREFLYRTLYWEKRREMPGLSKFLQEARTAGFRIGLGTGSGNDTIGYIIDHLDLRRYFDVVVTKDDVDRGKPHADTYTVTARKLGIAPERCLVFEDALMGEQAAYKAGMRCIVLSSSIKPDKFQAPLKVIRNFQDITPAQILELLEKAPVTPKPSKKLAEKTYAKL is encoded by the coding sequence ATGCCCGATTCCAACCCCTACGCCCTCATTTTTGACATGGATGGCGTCCTAATCGATAACACCTCTTTCCAGGCCCGCGCCTTTCAACTCCTGTTCCGCGACTTGGGCCTCACCACCAATGCGCTTAAGCTACTGCGGCGCCTCAATGGTATGCCGGCCACCAAAATCCTGGAAACCGTTTTTACTAACCCAGTTCCCAAGAAGCAGTTGGAGACCTACGCCGACCAGCGCGAATTTCTGTACCGCACACTCTACTGGGAGAAGCGACGCGAGATGCCGGGCCTCAGCAAGTTCCTGCAAGAAGCTCGCACCGCCGGTTTCCGGATAGGCCTAGGCACCGGTTCTGGCAATGACACCATCGGCTACATCATCGACCACCTCGACTTGCGACGCTATTTCGATGTAGTGGTGACCAAGGACGATGTAGACCGCGGCAAGCCCCACGCCGATACGTATACCGTGACGGCCCGGAAGCTAGGAATTGCGCCCGAGCGCTGCCTGGTTTTTGAAGATGCCCTCATGGGCGAGCAAGCGGCCTACAAAGCCGGTATGCGGTGCATTGTCCTCAGCTCCTCCATCAAGCCCGATAAATTCCAGGCTCCCCTGAAAGTCATCAGAAACTTCCAGGACATCACGCCCGCGCAGATATTGGAGTTGCTGGAGAAAGCCCCCGTAACTCCCAAGCCCAGCAAGAAGCTGGCTGAAAAGACGTATGCTAAGCTCTAG
- the pafA gene encoding alkaline phosphatase PafA, protein MKKRLSLLLAATLALPAFAQKSNKPLDRPKLVVGIVVDQMRYDYLYRFWSKYGNGGFRRLLGEGFSYENAHYNYVPTYTGPGHASIYTGTTPSVHGIVGNNWLVREEGKGTYVTEDKTVQAVGGTAVAGQQSPRHMLTSTITDELRLATNFQSKVIGVCIKDRGSILPAGHAANAAYWYDGSNGAFISSTFYQATLPTWVQQFNQKQLAAQYLSKAWETLLPIAQYTESSPDDVAWEGAFKEEAKPVFPHDLPTLSAAPITPVKQNMQTEGEKTPVATPRNLDLIRSTPFGNSLTLDFALEALKAEQLGLRGQTDFLALSFSSTDYVGHQFGPNAIETEDTYLRLDRDLERLFAYLDKVVGKKQVLVFLSADHGAAHSPDFLRDKRIPGGSVGPGLMRDSLQRKLVSLHGPGQWVLSYENQQVYLNRPLIEQKKLDLYQMQREVATLMTGFAGVTRAITAEDLQKSHWESGMLMYLENGYFPKRSGDVMVVLEPGWLESYQYPINKGTTHGSSGNYDTHVPIVFWGWHVKHGESSAPTKITDIAPTLAQWLHIQEPDGSTGTPLQEVLSR, encoded by the coding sequence TTGAAAAAACGCCTGAGCCTGTTGCTGGCGGCTACGTTGGCCCTGCCGGCTTTCGCCCAGAAATCCAATAAACCGCTAGACCGCCCGAAACTGGTGGTGGGAATCGTGGTAGACCAGATGCGCTACGATTACCTGTACCGCTTCTGGAGTAAGTACGGGAACGGTGGCTTTCGGCGGCTTTTAGGCGAAGGATTCAGCTACGAAAACGCCCACTATAACTACGTGCCCACCTACACCGGGCCGGGCCACGCCAGCATCTATACCGGTACTACGCCCTCGGTGCATGGCATTGTGGGCAACAACTGGCTGGTGCGCGAAGAGGGCAAGGGCACGTATGTGACGGAAGATAAAACGGTGCAGGCGGTAGGTGGCACGGCAGTAGCCGGCCAGCAGTCGCCGCGCCATATGCTCACGAGCACCATTACCGATGAGCTGCGCCTGGCTACCAACTTCCAGAGCAAAGTTATTGGCGTGTGCATCAAAGACCGGGGCTCCATTCTGCCGGCCGGGCACGCGGCCAATGCGGCCTACTGGTACGACGGCTCCAATGGTGCCTTCATTTCCAGTACCTTTTATCAGGCAACTTTGCCAACCTGGGTGCAGCAGTTCAACCAGAAGCAGCTGGCGGCGCAGTACCTGAGCAAGGCTTGGGAAACGCTGTTGCCCATAGCCCAGTACACGGAAAGCTCGCCTGATGATGTGGCTTGGGAAGGCGCCTTCAAAGAGGAAGCAAAGCCCGTGTTCCCGCACGACCTCCCCACGCTCAGCGCCGCGCCCATCACGCCCGTAAAGCAGAATATGCAGACGGAAGGGGAGAAGACGCCCGTGGCCACGCCGCGCAACCTCGACCTGATCCGCTCCACACCGTTCGGCAACTCGCTCACGCTAGACTTTGCGCTGGAAGCCCTGAAAGCTGAACAGCTAGGCCTACGCGGCCAAACCGACTTCCTGGCCCTGAGCTTTTCCAGCACCGACTACGTAGGCCACCAGTTCGGGCCCAATGCCATTGAAACCGAGGATACCTACCTGCGCCTCGACCGCGACCTGGAACGCCTCTTTGCTTACCTCGATAAGGTAGTAGGCAAAAAGCAGGTGCTGGTGTTTCTGAGCGCTGACCACGGCGCTGCGCACTCGCCCGACTTCCTGCGCGACAAGCGGATTCCGGGCGGCTCGGTGGGCCCCGGTCTCATGCGCGACTCCCTGCAGCGGAAGCTAGTAAGCCTGCACGGCCCTGGCCAGTGGGTGCTGAGCTACGAAAACCAGCAGGTGTACCTGAACCGTCCGCTGATTGAGCAGAAGAAGCTGGACCTTTACCAGATGCAGCGCGAAGTAGCGACCCTGATGACAGGCTTTGCCGGCGTCACGCGCGCCATTACGGCTGAGGATCTGCAGAAGTCGCACTGGGAAAGCGGCATGCTGATGTATCTGGAAAACGGCTACTTCCCTAAACGCTCCGGCGACGTAATGGTGGTGTTGGAGCCCGGCTGGCTGGAATCGTATCAGTACCCTATTAACAAGGGAACCACCCACGGCTCATCGGGCAACTATGATACCCACGTACCGATTGTGTTTTGGGGGTGGCACGTGAAGCACGGCGAGTCGTCGGCTCCCACCAAAATCACCGATATTGCGCCCACATTGGCCCAATGGCTCCACATTCAGGAACCGGATGGCTCAACGGGTACGCCCCTGCAGGAAGTGTTGTCGCGGTAA
- a CDS encoding inorganic diphosphatase yields MAHFNPWHDVERGENAPAVVNGIIEIPKGSKGKYELDKDSGLLKLDRVLFSAVHYPAAYGFIPKTYCDDKDPLDILVLCSVDIVPMCLVDAKVIGVMQMIDQDEEDDKIIAVAANDVSVNHYNDISDLPPHTLLEMQRFFEDYKALEHKHVSVERFMGREDAYRIIEESIKLYNETFPNGNPQDKADVQEALS; encoded by the coding sequence ATGGCTCATTTTAACCCCTGGCACGACGTTGAGCGTGGCGAAAACGCTCCGGCCGTTGTGAACGGCATCATTGAAATTCCTAAAGGCTCTAAGGGTAAATATGAGCTGGACAAAGACAGCGGCCTGCTGAAGCTGGACCGGGTGCTGTTCTCGGCAGTGCACTATCCGGCCGCCTACGGCTTCATCCCGAAGACCTATTGCGACGACAAAGACCCTTTGGACATTCTGGTGCTGTGCTCGGTGGATATCGTGCCTATGTGCCTGGTTGATGCCAAAGTAATTGGCGTCATGCAGATGATTGACCAGGACGAGGAAGACGACAAGATCATTGCCGTGGCCGCCAACGACGTATCGGTGAACCACTACAACGATATTTCCGACCTGCCCCCACATACCCTGCTGGAAATGCAGCGCTTCTTTGAGGACTACAAAGCTTTGGAGCACAAGCATGTGAGTGTAGAGCGCTTCATGGGCCGCGAAGATGCGTACCGCATCATTGAGGAGAGCATTAAGCTCTACAACGAGACGTTCCCGAACGGCAATCCGCAGGATAAAGCCGATGTGCAGGAAGCTCTGAGCTAA
- a CDS encoding DUF6766 family protein — protein MPKKPYSSPLLRWLYENSLLLVGTVLVIATLAGQIFTGWLDNNSDLEEMNLLPLSLGQYLTSGHFLEATFENWESEFLQMALYVVLTIWLRQRGSSESKKLYEEEEVDKEPDPNKKDAPGPVKHGGWQLALYRRSLSITFFLLFIGAFWLHATGGAEVYSIEQQHEGKPAVTTMEYMQTSRFWFESFQNWQSEFLSIVSIVGLSIFLRQHGSPESKPVDASNDETGE, from the coding sequence ATGCCGAAAAAGCCCTATTCCTCGCCCTTGTTGCGTTGGCTGTATGAGAACAGCCTGCTGTTGGTTGGTACAGTACTGGTTATCGCGACGTTAGCGGGCCAGATATTCACTGGCTGGCTCGATAACAACAGCGACCTGGAGGAGATGAATCTGCTCCCGCTCTCGCTAGGCCAGTACCTGACTTCGGGCCATTTTCTGGAGGCCACTTTCGAAAATTGGGAAAGTGAGTTTTTGCAGATGGCCCTGTACGTGGTACTCACCATCTGGCTGCGGCAGCGTGGCTCCAGCGAGTCGAAGAAGCTCTACGAAGAGGAAGAGGTAGACAAGGAGCCAGACCCTAATAAGAAGGATGCGCCCGGCCCGGTGAAGCACGGGGGCTGGCAGCTGGCCCTGTACCGTCGTTCCCTGAGCATTACGTTCTTTCTGCTATTCATCGGCGCTTTCTGGCTGCATGCTACAGGTGGGGCCGAGGTGTACAGCATTGAGCAACAGCATGAGGGCAAACCAGCCGTGACAACTATGGAGTACATGCAGACCTCAAGATTCTGGTTTGAGTCGTTTCAGAACTGGCAGAGCGAGTTTCTGTCCATTGTTTCCATCGTAGGCCTGTCCATTTTTCTGCGTCAGCATGGCTCGCCCGAATCGAAGCCGGTGGATGCCAGTAACGACGAAACCGGCGAATAG
- a CDS encoding UbiA family prenyltransferase produces the protein MPSAHSSSSASDPQRGPSGLQGGLDAVLYSSTWLALAALGLTWATFLFWQVHIPWRLGTMIFTATLFLYNLDSVLPYKHSQPVALSGRKSWMRAHRRSLFFLAMVALAVAGGLFLWDGWQHLIGFIGHLAVISLLYSLPIVKVKGRWWALRDFPLLKVFLIAYVWAAVTVWIPALYLHRPLLDPVVLVLFARRLLFILALAFVFDIRDFSKDKLIGTRTFPGVFGVRATKLVALAALVGAALLVPVGMPAQHQAVYLLPLLLAGGVIWFADESRSDYYFALLADGVMVVQFLVVWVAGMFLT, from the coding sequence ATGCCCTCCGCTCACTCATCGTCTTCCGCTTCAGACCCTCAGCGCGGCCCTTCGGGACTGCAAGGCGGGCTGGATGCTGTGCTCTACAGCAGCACTTGGTTGGCGCTGGCGGCGCTAGGCCTCACCTGGGCCACCTTTCTGTTCTGGCAGGTGCACATTCCGTGGCGGCTGGGCACCATGATTTTCACGGCCACGCTGTTTCTGTATAACCTCGACAGCGTGCTGCCCTACAAGCACAGCCAACCCGTGGCGCTTTCGGGGCGGAAAAGCTGGATGCGGGCCCACCGGCGAAGCTTATTTTTCCTGGCGATGGTGGCGCTGGCGGTGGCGGGCGGCTTATTTCTGTGGGATGGCTGGCAACACCTGATTGGGTTTATCGGGCACCTGGCCGTTATCTCGCTGCTATACTCCTTGCCCATCGTGAAGGTGAAGGGCCGGTGGTGGGCCCTGCGCGACTTTCCGCTGCTGAAGGTATTCCTCATTGCCTATGTGTGGGCGGCCGTCACGGTCTGGATTCCGGCCTTGTACCTGCACCGGCCCCTGTTAGACCCAGTAGTGCTGGTACTTTTTGCCCGCCGTTTGCTGTTCATTCTGGCACTGGCCTTTGTATTCGATATTCGGGATTTCAGCAAGGATAAGCTGATAGGTACGCGCACATTTCCGGGCGTTTTTGGTGTGCGGGCTACCAAGCTGGTAGCTCTGGCGGCGCTGGTAGGCGCGGCGCTGCTGGTACCGGTCGGGATGCCGGCGCAGCACCAGGCGGTGTATCTGTTGCCGCTGCTGCTGGCGGGCGGCGTTATCTGGTTTGCCGATGAGTCCCGGTCGGATTATTACTTCGCTTTGCTGGCCGATGGGGTGATGGTGGTGCAGTTTCTGGTGGTATGGGTGGCTGGCATGTTTCTGACCTGA
- a CDS encoding GH92 family glycosyl hydrolase — MPRFLALFAVLGLFVVAKPALGQSADPVHWVNPLMGTDSKPELSHGNTYPAIALPWGMNFWMPQTGKMGSGWAYQYSADKIRGFKQTHQPSPWMNDYGQFALMPITGKLRFEEDERASWFSHKAETATPYYYSVYLADHNVTTEIAPTERAARFRFTFPKTDSAYVVLDALDRGSYVKLLPQQNKIIGYTTRNSKGVPANFKNYFVLEFDHPFTSTTIYQDKKLDASGLEAQANHTGAVVGFRTRKGEQVNVRVASSFISAEQAEINLREIGQDDFEAVKQKARQAWNQQLSRIQVEGGSDDQLRTFYSCLYRSLLFPRKFYELDAAGKPVHYSPYNGQVLPGYLYTDTGFWDTFRALFPFLNLMYPSVNAQIQEGLVNAYQEGGWLPEWGSPGYRNIMIGNNSASVVADAYLKGVRGYDINKLYEALIHGANNAGPMDAVGRAGVAYYNKLGYVPYDVKINENAARTLEYAYDDFTIYQLGKALGRPQKEINVYAKRSQNYRNLFDKQTGLMRGKNQNGKFQTPFNPFKWGDAFTEGNSWHYTWSVFHDVQGLMDLMGGRNKFVSTLDTVFTLAPVFDESYYGEVIHEIREMQIANMGNYAHGNQPIQHMVYLYNYAGQPWKTQYWAREVLNRLYQPTPDGYCGDEDNGQTSAWYVFSALGFYPVCPGTDQYVLGAPLFKKVTLNLENGKQVVLSAPNNSAENRYIQSLTVNGQAYNQNWLSHKELMQGATLDFNMAPTPNTSRGTSQEAAPYSFSKPRR, encoded by the coding sequence ATGCCCAGATTCCTCGCGTTGTTTGCTGTTCTCGGATTATTCGTTGTTGCTAAACCCGCGCTAGGCCAGTCGGCGGACCCGGTGCACTGGGTGAACCCATTGATGGGCACTGACTCCAAGCCGGAGCTTTCCCATGGCAACACGTACCCGGCCATTGCGCTGCCCTGGGGCATGAACTTCTGGATGCCGCAAACCGGCAAAATGGGCAGCGGCTGGGCCTACCAGTACAGCGCCGATAAAATCAGGGGCTTCAAGCAGACCCATCAGCCTTCTCCCTGGATGAACGACTACGGGCAGTTTGCCCTCATGCCCATCACCGGCAAGCTGCGCTTCGAGGAAGATGAACGCGCCAGCTGGTTCTCGCACAAGGCCGAAACTGCCACGCCCTACTACTACAGCGTGTACCTGGCCGACCACAACGTAACCACGGAAATAGCGCCCACCGAGCGTGCCGCCCGGTTCCGCTTCACCTTCCCGAAAACCGATAGCGCCTACGTGGTGCTTGATGCGCTGGATAGAGGATCCTACGTGAAGCTGTTACCTCAGCAGAACAAGATTATCGGGTACACCACCCGCAATAGCAAAGGCGTTCCGGCAAACTTCAAGAACTACTTCGTGCTGGAGTTCGACCATCCCTTTACCAGCACCACTATCTATCAGGATAAAAAGTTGGATGCGAGTGGCCTAGAGGCCCAGGCCAACCACACCGGCGCGGTAGTAGGCTTCCGGACGCGCAAGGGCGAGCAGGTGAACGTACGCGTGGCCTCATCCTTCATCAGCGCCGAGCAAGCCGAAATCAACCTTCGGGAAATCGGGCAGGATGATTTCGAGGCCGTGAAGCAGAAGGCCCGGCAGGCCTGGAATCAGCAACTCAGCCGAATTCAGGTAGAAGGTGGCTCTGATGACCAGCTGCGCACGTTTTATTCGTGCTTGTACCGCTCCCTGTTGTTTCCGCGCAAGTTTTATGAGCTGGATGCCGCCGGCAAGCCCGTGCACTACAGCCCCTACAACGGCCAGGTGCTGCCCGGCTACCTGTACACCGATACCGGCTTCTGGGACACCTTCCGGGCCCTGTTTCCCTTCCTGAACCTGATGTACCCGAGCGTAAATGCCCAGATTCAGGAGGGCCTGGTGAATGCCTATCAGGAAGGCGGCTGGCTACCGGAGTGGGGCAGCCCCGGCTACCGCAACATCATGATCGGCAACAACTCGGCCTCGGTGGTAGCTGATGCTTACCTGAAAGGCGTCCGCGGTTACGATATTAACAAGCTCTACGAAGCCCTGATTCATGGGGCCAACAACGCCGGCCCGATGGACGCCGTGGGTCGGGCGGGAGTGGCCTACTACAACAAGCTCGGCTACGTGCCCTACGATGTCAAGATCAACGAAAACGCGGCGCGCACCCTGGAATATGCCTACGACGACTTCACGATTTACCAGCTAGGCAAGGCGCTGGGCCGGCCGCAGAAAGAAATAAACGTGTACGCCAAGCGCAGCCAGAACTACCGCAACCTGTTCGATAAGCAAACCGGCCTGATGCGGGGCAAAAACCAGAACGGCAAGTTCCAGACGCCCTTTAACCCCTTCAAGTGGGGCGACGCCTTCACGGAAGGCAACAGCTGGCACTACACGTGGTCGGTTTTTCACGATGTGCAGGGCCTGATGGATTTGATGGGCGGCCGCAATAAGTTCGTGTCTACTCTGGATACCGTGTTTACGTTAGCCCCAGTGTTTGATGAGTCGTACTACGGAGAGGTGATTCACGAAATCCGGGAGATGCAGATTGCTAACATGGGCAACTACGCCCACGGCAATCAGCCCATTCAACACATGGTGTACCTCTACAACTACGCCGGGCAGCCCTGGAAAACGCAATACTGGGCCCGCGAGGTGCTCAACCGCCTCTACCAGCCCACCCCCGACGGTTACTGCGGCGACGAGGACAACGGCCAGACCTCGGCGTGGTACGTCTTCTCGGCGCTGGGCTTCTACCCCGTGTGCCCCGGCACCGACCAGTACGTACTCGGCGCGCCCCTCTTCAAGAAGGTGACCTTGAACCTGGAAAACGGCAAGCAGGTGGTGCTCAGTGCGCCCAACAACAGCGCCGAGAACCGCTACATCCAGAGCCTGACTGTTAATGGACAGGCCTACAACCAGAACTGGCTTAGTCATAAGGAGCTTATGCAGGGCGCTACGCTCGATTTCAACATGGCTCCTACGCCTAACACCAGCCGGGGCACCAGCCAAGAGGCCGCACCTTATTCCTTCTCAAAGCCGCGCCGGTAG
- a CDS encoding NAD(P)H-hydrate dehydratase — MKILSADQTRQADQATIQAEGIRSEELMERAAAALSAWLMERVAPEESGEIHIFCGPGNNGGDGLAAARYLHEADYKVRVWLLPATKYSPNFTHNRQHLPEELPCAELNPQKLPRLLPHSIVLDALFGTGLGRPLEGDAAAVVKHLNKAQARIIAVDVPSGLFTDAPQPADSVVVQARHTISFELPKLAFLLHQNVPFVGQWHVLPIGLSTEFIHNTSVDNYFVDAIFLAGRLPQRTQFSHKGTFGHALLLAGSRGKIGAAVLASRACLHGGVGLLTVRVPAVGYDILQSSAPEAMALTDPATDFVTELPDLKPYAAIGIGPGLGQEAATRDVLEQLLREAKVPLIIDADALNLLGANRELLDLLPPDTLLTPHPKEFERLTEPARDDYHRLELLRDFARQRRCYCVLKGAYTALAAPDGTLYFNSTGNPGMATGGSGDVLTGLLLALRADQRLSPLDAALLGLYAHGRAGDLAAEETGQAGLVAGDIARFIGPALHKLTTLPARL; from the coding sequence ATGAAAATCCTTTCCGCCGACCAAACCCGCCAAGCCGATCAGGCCACCATCCAAGCTGAGGGCATCCGTTCCGAAGAGCTGATGGAGCGCGCCGCTGCTGCTCTCAGCGCCTGGCTCATGGAACGCGTAGCGCCTGAGGAATCTGGCGAAATTCACATCTTCTGCGGCCCCGGCAACAACGGCGGCGACGGATTAGCCGCTGCAAGATACCTGCATGAAGCGGACTACAAGGTGCGCGTGTGGCTGCTGCCGGCTACCAAATACTCCCCCAATTTCACCCACAACCGCCAACACCTGCCCGAGGAGCTACCCTGCGCCGAGCTAAACCCGCAGAAGCTGCCGCGCCTGCTCCCGCACAGCATTGTGTTGGATGCATTGTTCGGGACTGGCCTAGGCCGCCCGCTAGAGGGCGACGCGGCGGCAGTAGTCAAGCACCTCAACAAAGCCCAGGCGAGGATTATTGCAGTAGATGTACCGTCGGGCCTGTTTACCGATGCGCCTCAGCCCGCAGACAGCGTGGTGGTGCAGGCACGACACACCATCAGCTTCGAGCTGCCGAAGCTGGCGTTCCTGCTGCACCAGAATGTGCCCTTTGTAGGCCAGTGGCACGTGCTGCCCATTGGGTTGAGCACCGAGTTTATCCACAATACATCTGTGGATAACTACTTCGTGGACGCAATTTTCCTGGCAGGCAGGCTACCCCAACGCACGCAGTTCAGCCACAAAGGCACTTTTGGGCATGCCCTGTTACTCGCGGGTAGCCGCGGAAAAATAGGTGCGGCTGTGCTGGCATCTCGGGCTTGCCTGCACGGCGGTGTAGGCCTGCTCACGGTGCGGGTGCCGGCTGTGGGCTATGATATTCTGCAGAGTTCAGCGCCGGAAGCCATGGCCCTCACCGACCCAGCTACCGACTTTGTGACCGAGCTGCCGGACCTGAAGCCCTACGCCGCCATCGGTATAGGGCCGGGCCTGGGCCAGGAAGCGGCCACCCGAGATGTGCTGGAGCAGCTGCTGCGCGAAGCCAAGGTGCCGCTAATTATTGATGCCGACGCGTTGAACCTGCTTGGGGCCAACCGGGAGCTGCTGGACCTGCTGCCGCCCGATACGCTGCTCACACCTCACCCCAAGGAGTTTGAACGCCTCACCGAGCCGGCCCGCGACGACTACCACCGTCTGGAGCTGCTGCGCGACTTTGCCCGTCAGCGCCGCTGCTACTGCGTGCTTAAAGGTGCCTACACCGCCCTGGCCGCGCCCGATGGCACACTTTACTTCAACAGCACCGGCAACCCCGGCATGGCCACCGGCGGCAGCGGCGACGTGCTAACTGGCCTGCTGCTGGCCCTGCGCGCCGACCAGCGCCTCTCCCCCCTCGATGCGGCCCTGCTAGGCCTCTATGCCCACGGCCGCGCCGGCGACCTAGCCGCCGAAGAAACTGGCCAGGCAGGCCTAGTAGCCGGCGACATAGCGCGGTTTATTGGCCCGGCCTTACACAAACTCACGACGCTACCGGCGCGGCTTTGA